One genomic segment of Nonomuraea coxensis DSM 45129 includes these proteins:
- a CDS encoding MalY/PatB family protein: MDLPTAPAVIEALHRRADGDLGYPTWLDSPNAGPLAEAFGERMAARHGWSPDISRVHAFSDVNQALQVLLHLWTRPGDGVALHTPAYHPFLGTLEVMERPVRPIQAEPDGDSWRFAVPDLTGCRVLLLVNPHNPTGRVLTRAELEELAELAERHDLLVIADEIHADLTFAPHRHIPFATIAPARTVTLTSATKAFNLGGIRCSVAHLGHEGVRKALEAQPPFLFGSPNLFGVEATVAAWRHGDAWLEEVRALLDRNRRTIAARLPATFGYRMPEATYLAWLHTGRAGMAEVLEREAKVMLSDGAAFGPGGAEPGGAEYVRLNFATSEPVLAEILDRLSRLA; the protein is encoded by the coding sequence ATGGACCTGCCCACCGCCCCGGCGGTCATCGAGGCCCTGCACCGGCGCGCCGACGGCGACCTCGGCTATCCGACCTGGCTGGACTCGCCGAACGCGGGCCCGCTGGCGGAGGCGTTCGGCGAGCGGATGGCCGCCCGCCACGGCTGGTCCCCCGACATCTCCCGCGTCCACGCCTTCTCCGACGTCAACCAGGCGCTCCAGGTGCTGCTGCACCTCTGGACCCGGCCGGGCGACGGCGTGGCGCTGCACACCCCCGCCTACCACCCGTTCCTCGGCACGCTGGAGGTCATGGAACGCCCGGTGCGCCCGATCCAGGCCGAGCCGGACGGCGACTCGTGGCGCTTCGCCGTCCCCGACCTGACGGGCTGCCGGGTGCTCCTGCTGGTCAACCCGCACAACCCGACCGGCCGCGTGCTCACCCGCGCGGAGCTGGAGGAGCTGGCCGAGCTGGCCGAGCGCCACGACCTGCTGGTCATCGCCGACGAGATCCACGCCGACCTGACCTTCGCGCCGCACCGGCACATCCCCTTCGCCACGATCGCCCCAGCTCGTACGGTGACGCTCACCTCCGCCACCAAGGCGTTCAACCTGGGCGGCATCCGCTGCTCGGTCGCCCACCTGGGGCACGAGGGCGTCCGCAAGGCGCTGGAGGCGCAGCCGCCGTTCCTGTTCGGCTCGCCGAACCTGTTCGGCGTCGAGGCCACCGTCGCCGCCTGGCGGCACGGGGACGCCTGGCTGGAGGAGGTGCGGGCGCTGCTGGACCGCAACCGGCGGACCATCGCCGCGCGGCTGCCGGCGACGTTCGGCTACCGGATGCCGGAGGCCACGTACCTGGCCTGGCTGCACACGGGGCGGGCCGGGATGGCGGAGGTCCTCGAACGCGAGGCCAAGGTCATGCTCTCGGACGGGGCCGCGTTCGGGCCGGGCGGCGCGGAGCCGGGCGGCGCGGAGTACGTCCGGCTGAACTTCGCCACCTCCGAGCCCGTCCTCGCCGAGATCCTGGACCGGCTGTCCCGCCTGGCCTGA
- a CDS encoding MFS transporter, which produces MTWLLLLCAGSCFLSLGLLIPAIPVHVTGVLGQGPAWVGACLAVTAVCAVLARPLAGRLADRRSRRFAAAAGAALLALTSGAVPWTGTLPSFLACRAVAGVGEALMYVGLAAAASDHDRPGPALNGFSVAVNAGLLAGAPIAAAVAALAGPRAVWTLSAAVAAAAFTACLFLTDPRDGGDPAAAGEGRRSGTGIHRAGLVPGLAYWASVWGYTAFSAFLPLHLAALGGGSGPHFLVYGCVLLGVRVGGHRVLARMPAGRTATAALLLTAAGLVLFVAWPTVTGALWATAVLAAGQALGLPAFLTMAVTGVPAGQRGSAVATTTAFFDLGFLSAALALGAVAQSHGLARGFALAACVAGLAPLLLTLHPQNVSRRTT; this is translated from the coding sequence ATGACGTGGCTCCTGCTGCTCTGCGCGGGCTCGTGTTTCCTGTCACTCGGCCTGCTCATCCCCGCCATCCCCGTCCACGTCACCGGTGTCCTCGGCCAGGGTCCCGCCTGGGTCGGCGCCTGCCTGGCGGTCACGGCGGTGTGCGCGGTGCTCGCCAGGCCCCTCGCGGGACGGCTGGCGGACCGGCGGAGCCGCAGGTTCGCCGCGGCGGCCGGCGCCGCGCTGCTGGCGCTCACCTCCGGTGCCGTGCCGTGGACGGGCACGTTGCCGTCGTTCCTCGCCTGCCGCGCCGTCGCGGGAGTCGGCGAGGCCCTGATGTACGTCGGCCTGGCTGCCGCGGCCAGTGACCACGACCGTCCAGGCCCGGCGCTCAACGGCTTCTCCGTCGCGGTCAACGCGGGACTGCTGGCCGGCGCGCCGATCGCCGCGGCGGTCGCCGCACTGGCCGGCCCGCGGGCCGTGTGGACGCTGTCCGCGGCCGTGGCCGCCGCCGCCTTCACCGCCTGCCTGTTCCTGACCGACCCCCGGGACGGCGGCGACCCGGCAGCCGCCGGCGAAGGCCGCCGCTCCGGCACGGGCATCCACCGGGCAGGACTGGTGCCGGGGCTGGCGTACTGGGCGTCGGTGTGGGGATACACCGCCTTCAGCGCCTTCCTGCCGCTCCACCTGGCCGCGCTCGGCGGAGGCAGCGGCCCGCACTTCCTGGTCTACGGCTGTGTGCTGCTCGGCGTACGGGTGGGCGGCCATCGGGTGCTCGCCCGGATGCCCGCGGGCAGGACGGCGACCGCCGCGCTGCTGCTGACCGCCGCGGGGCTGGTCCTGTTCGTCGCGTGGCCCACCGTCACGGGGGCGTTGTGGGCCACGGCCGTGCTGGCGGCCGGGCAGGCGCTCGGCCTCCCGGCGTTCCTGACGATGGCGGTGACCGGCGTGCCCGCCGGGCAGCGCGGCTCGGCGGTGGCCACCACCACGGCCTTCTTCGACCTCGGCTTCCTGAGCGCGGCCCTCGCGCTCGGCGCCGTCGCACAGTCCCACGGCCTGGCCCGAGGATTCG
- a CDS encoding aminoglycoside adenylyltransferase domain-containing protein, which translates to MTPHPKIEAIVETYLSLADAEAPGLIEGLYLEGSAALDDYHPATSDVDFVAVTSAAPPAEVLARIHTSLGAHPFEGVYLTWDDLRGNPCDLDARPGAHAGRFEPRRGVTPVTWHTLARHGVTCRGPKPDEFDIWSDPDVLAAWTDDNLDRYWRRVVSRAASPVRPWGLAALGGYATVWIVTGVSRLHYTLATGEVTSKTGAARHALTAFPERWQRVVREALRLREQDDAWPTIGGLLSGLGEHVGTLRRSLYGSPFDRRRDVLDFARQAIEAAHALYAAR; encoded by the coding sequence ATGACCCCCCACCCGAAGATCGAGGCGATCGTCGAGACGTACCTGTCGCTGGCCGACGCGGAGGCTCCCGGCCTGATCGAAGGGCTCTACCTGGAGGGCTCGGCCGCCCTAGACGACTACCACCCGGCCACGAGCGACGTCGACTTCGTGGCCGTGACCTCGGCCGCGCCGCCCGCCGAGGTGCTCGCCCGCATCCACACGAGCCTCGGCGCCCACCCGTTCGAGGGCGTCTACCTCACCTGGGACGACCTCCGCGGCAACCCCTGCGACCTGGACGCCCGCCCCGGAGCCCACGCCGGGCGGTTCGAGCCGCGCCGCGGCGTCACCCCGGTCACCTGGCACACCCTCGCGCGCCACGGCGTCACCTGCCGCGGTCCCAAGCCGGACGAGTTCGACATCTGGAGCGATCCAGACGTGCTCGCCGCGTGGACCGACGACAACCTCGACCGCTACTGGCGGCGCGTGGTGAGCCGGGCCGCCAGCCCGGTGCGGCCCTGGGGGCTCGCGGCCCTCGGCGGGTACGCGACCGTGTGGATCGTCACAGGTGTCTCCCGGCTGCACTACACGCTGGCCACCGGCGAGGTGACCTCGAAGACGGGCGCGGCCCGGCACGCGCTGACGGCGTTCCCCGAGCGCTGGCAGCGCGTGGTGCGCGAGGCGCTGAGGCTGCGCGAGCAGGACGACGCCTGGCCGACGATCGGCGGCCTGCTATCGGGGCTCGGCGAGCACGTCGGCACGCTCCGGCGCTCTCTCTACGGCTCGCCCTTCGACCGCCGCAGGGACGTGCTGGACTTCGCCCGGCAGGCGATCGAGGCAGCGCACGCGCTGTACGCGGCGCGCTAG